Proteins from a genomic interval of Burkholderia cepacia GG4:
- the hfq gene encoding RNA chaperone Hfq, which yields MSNKGQLLQDPFLNALRKEHVPVSIYLVNGIKLQGNIESFDQYVVLLRNTVTQMVYKHAISTVVPARPVNFHPDAEVSS from the coding sequence ATGAGCAACAAAGGGCAATTGTTACAAGACCCGTTTTTGAACGCACTGCGCAAAGAGCACGTTCCCGTTTCGATCTATCTCGTCAACGGCATCAAGCTCCAAGGGAACATCGAATCGTTCGACCAGTACGTCGTGTTGCTCCGTAATACGGTGACCCAGATGGTCTACAAGCACGCCATCTCGACGGTCGTGCCGGCGCGCCCGGTGAATTTCCACCCGGACGCGGAAGTCTCGTCCTAA
- the hflX gene encoding GTPase HflX has translation MINAALVGIDFGKTDFEASLEELSLLASSAGANPAVTLTGRRSSPDAKMFIGSGKAEELRLACDAHNVEIVIFNHALAPAQQRNLEQALNRRVVDRTSLILDIFAQRARSHEGKLQVELAQLQYLSTRLIRAWTHLERQKGGIGLRGPGETQLETDRRLIGERIKMLKSRLDRLRRQHSTQRRQRARSGTMSVSLVGYTNAGKSTLFNALTKAQAYAADQLFATLDTTSRRVYLGDEVGQIVVSDTVGFIRELPHQLVAAFRATLEETIHADLLLHVVDASSAVRLEQIEQVNGVLHEIGADTIRQVLVFNKIDAVPELAARGDAVERDEYGNISRVFLSARTGQGLDALRAAIAEIASAEHLSGATLINDALDGAPAEPHEDHTISEQGR, from the coding sequence TTGATCAACGCAGCGCTCGTCGGCATCGACTTCGGCAAGACCGATTTCGAAGCCAGTCTCGAAGAACTCAGTCTTCTTGCCTCCAGCGCGGGGGCAAATCCCGCCGTCACCCTCACGGGTCGTCGCTCCAGTCCCGATGCCAAGATGTTCATCGGCAGCGGCAAAGCCGAAGAGCTGCGGCTCGCCTGCGACGCGCACAACGTCGAAATCGTCATCTTCAACCACGCACTGGCACCCGCCCAGCAACGCAATCTGGAGCAGGCACTTAACCGGCGGGTGGTCGATCGCACGAGCCTCATCCTCGACATCTTCGCGCAGCGCGCCCGCAGCCACGAAGGCAAGCTGCAGGTCGAGCTGGCGCAGCTGCAATACCTGTCGACCCGACTGATTCGCGCGTGGACCCACCTGGAGCGGCAGAAGGGCGGTATCGGCCTGCGCGGCCCCGGCGAAACCCAGCTCGAAACCGACCGCCGGCTGATCGGCGAGCGCATCAAGATGCTGAAGTCGCGGCTCGATCGACTGCGTCGGCAGCACAGCACGCAGCGTCGCCAGCGCGCGCGCAGCGGCACGATGTCGGTGTCGCTCGTCGGCTATACGAACGCGGGCAAGTCGACGCTGTTCAATGCGTTGACGAAAGCGCAGGCCTATGCGGCCGACCAGCTGTTCGCCACGCTCGATACGACGTCGCGACGCGTGTACCTGGGCGACGAGGTCGGCCAGATCGTCGTGTCGGATACCGTCGGGTTCATCCGCGAGCTGCCTCACCAGCTGGTCGCTGCGTTTCGCGCGACCCTCGAGGAAACGATTCACGCGGATCTGCTGCTGCACGTGGTCGACGCGTCGAGTGCGGTCCGGCTCGAGCAGATCGAACAGGTGAACGGTGTGCTGCACGAGATCGGCGCGGACACGATCCGGCAGGTGCTGGTGTTCAACAAGATCGATGCCGTTCCCGAGCTGGCAGCCCGCGGCGACGCGGTCGAGCGGGACGAGTATGGTAATATTTCGCGCGTCTTTTTGAGCGCACGCACCGGTCAGGGTCTTGACGCGTTGCGTGCCGCCATCGCCGAGATCGCCTCCGCGGAACACCTTTCCGGCGCGACGTTGATTAACGACGCGCTCGACGGTGCACCCGCTGAACCACACGAAGACCACACGATTTCCGAACAGGGGCGCTAA